AGCATCGCATTTTGGTACCTCTTCCTCCTGGTCTATGGTGCCATAAACCCGAGGTTCTCAACAACAGCATACATGGTCTTCATTGAACAGTTGGCCCCGGCCCTTTCATTTTGGTTGGTGACACTTTTCGTCGTGATGGCAACACTTGTCCCCTACTTCAGCTACGCCGCAATCCAGATCCGGTTTTTCCCGATGTTCCAcaacaagattcagtggaaaaGGTACTTAGGGAAGGCTGAAGATCCGGAAGTAGCAAGGCAGTTGTCATCACGGCATCGGACATCATCACAGCAGAGGATGGTCGGTATCTCTGCTCGTCGAGACGGCAAGGCTATGCAAATAACAAGGGAGACAGAGCTAGAGGTTCGGGAATAGCATTTTCAGTAGATTTTGCGTTTTGTACAGCTTATAGGATATTGTCTCTGGAAAGATGACAGCTGAACTGATTGGAACCTGGGGATTCCTGGATTCCTGCTTTCTATGATGTTTGTCGTGGGAGCAGTTCCAGTTCAGATGATAGAGCAAGATCACAGATTGCTTAGATAGATCACAAGGAGGCCAAGAGAATACCTGCTGTAAAGTTCATTTTTTAGCAGTTCAAGGCTTTGTGGGTTTTTTTCGCCTTTCTCTCACACATGTAGATGCTTGTAACCAGATTGGTAGAATTTCGTTTTGCGTTGTCTTCCTTTTACCCCCCTTGCCTGTCCTATCTCAATTGTATTTTAAACAATAATGGTAAGGCTTCTGATTTGAGTGGCTTTCATgttttattatttggaaagaATCCTAAATGGATGATTTCCGATGTAATTACACTTGTGTCTAAGAGATTTATGTAAATTGCACTTGTTTGCATGACTTTGCTAATCTGGGGGAGGCCATATGGCTCTGTGTTTTGCCTTTGTAATTGTTGTTCTGTTCAAGTTGGTCAGATGAAAAGTGGAAGAAAGATTGGCAAAATATATTTTGCAGGAAGTACACTTTACGTGAGTAGATTAAAAGTTGGTTGTGAGGCAGtatggcaaaaaaaaaagaattataATACTATGATGTTGCTATATGGAAATGACAGTGACAGCCATGAGGTAAACCAAGCTTAAACAGTGACCTGAAGAGAACTCATCAAAGGTTAAAAAGACATTACATCGATTTACAATTTCTGTTTTATTTTCAGTTTTCCTACTACCATACTAACCTGCAATTAAGGGCAGCAAAAGATGAAGAAGCTGAGCGTCATGTATCACGGCTcaggcagcggcagcggcggtccCTCCGTGGCCGGCTGCTGCTTGGCCTCCGCAGCCGGAGGCGGCCGCctccgcggcgcgcggcggggccgcCAGAGCGCCAGCCTGGTGCAGTCGTATGACTCGTCGGGCCGCTCGGCCTGCGCGGCGCACACCCGGCCGAAGACGCAGGAAAGCACGGTGAGCACGAGCACCGCGGCCAGCACGCCGAAGAAGGCGCCGATCGACGACCCGGCGGAGGCGGCGTGCCGCGGGGCGGCGCCCGCGCCGGACACCTGGTAGCTCGGCAGCGgcatcgtcgtcgtcggcgtGGTCGGTGTCACTGGCATGCCGGCCGCCATTCTTGCTCTCGCGCCGAGGCAGGCAGGGTTGGTGGGTGGTGAATGCGCAGCGCTTGGCTTGAGCTGAGGATGGAGGCAATGCCAATGCCCATGAGGTGAGCATGGGTGGGAGCAGTGAGGGAGGCAAAAGTGTCCCTTGCTTTTTGCAATTTAGTAGTAGCATTAGTGGTACTAATGCTTGGTATTGTAGTGGTGAGATGgatggaggagaggagaggatagGGGAGGAAGAAAACTAAGccaaagagagagaaaaatgaATAAAGGGTTTGGAGGTCAGCtttagtgtgtgtgtgtgtgtgtgtgtgtggaagGACTACTGAGTGGGCACCAACatggaaagaaaaggagaaagaagcATGATGGGGGTGCTACTGCTATCTCATTCTCATGCCATGTTGCTTGATGGTGTCtctgagtgtgtgtgtgtgtgtgtgtgtgtgtgtgtgtgtgtgtgtgtatctAGGAAAAGGGAAAGAACATCTCTGATCTGATCTGCTCCAGCCTCCATGGCTGTGCATGCCAATAACAATATAATTGGATGGAGAAGAATCAAAGGGACAGAGAGG
The genomic region above belongs to Panicum hallii strain FIL2 chromosome 4, PHallii_v3.1, whole genome shotgun sequence and contains:
- the LOC112888509 gene encoding uncharacterized protein LOC112888509, translating into MAAGMPVTPTTPTTTMPLPSYQVSGAGAAPRHAASAGSSIGAFFGVLAAVLVLTVLSCVFGRVCAAQAERPDESYDCTRLALWRPRRAPRRRPPPAAEAKQQPATEGPPLPLPEP